The Oncorhynchus gorbuscha isolate QuinsamMale2020 ecotype Even-year linkage group LG08, OgorEven_v1.0, whole genome shotgun sequence DNA window GTAGGAAAGGTCACTTATAGGTTTCATGCAACATCATACCAACCATACTGTAGTCAAGAGTTGTACATGTTTTATTGTAAGTAAAGGAGTAAAGCTAGATAACGTTAGTAGAACGTTGGTACAAGGTACCTTCAGATATCTGCATGCGGTTGTCCCCTCCTTTCTGCTTGTCCTCGTCTGAGGAAGTGTTGTCAGAAGAGTGGCACTTCCTCTTCATAGCGATGGGAATGTTACAGCCCTCTAGATATCTGTCAAGAGACACAGGAGACCGCTTAACTTTCTATCTTCATCAAAAACAATAGCCCATGATGTAACTACCATGAAATTGGGTAGCAGTAAGTTTAAATAGCAGCTACGTAGTACCTACCACTCTCCTTCCCACATACAGTAGCTACCCAGAAATACTACCTATAATTATTTTCCCCCATAAAAGACTAAACTAAATGAATAGACAGATGACTGCCTAATGACAAGAGAGATGTtcagcacaggaggctggtgagaggaggaCGGCTAATAATAATGTCAGGAACAGAGcggatggaatggtatcaaacacctggaaaccatgagtttgatgtatttgataccattccactgattccactccagtcattaccacgagcttgtcaaattaaggtgccaccaacctcctgtggcgtACAGATAAATGATGAGCAAGATTAATAAATAAGTGACTAGTTAGAAGCTGACCTGATGACGTTGTCCAGACAGCTGATCTGTTGGTAGGAGTAGACCGCCTGGTCGTTGACGGCCAGCTGCTCCTCCTGTACTGCAGGCCTGCAGTTCTCCAGGTGGGTGGCCCCACTGTCCCTCCAGCTCAGAGGTGCCACGGGGGCTGCAGTGTCCTTGAGACGGACCGCCGCGGGACTCTTCTGGAGGaactctgctagggagagggtAACGGTCAGGACTGGAATGGGCATGAATATGAACATTATGTTTACACCAGACTACACCCATTTAACATCACCCatgtattaaacacacacatatacatctcGCTCAACACATAAACACGCATTCATATCTGTACATCCACACACATCCACTCCCCACTCTACATGATCAAATGCACACACAAGCATATCTCAAAAGGTATTTTTCTTGCAGATTGTAAATATTTCTGTTTTGGTTGTCTTGTGTGACTTACTGCCAGGGTTCTTCTTGGTCTCAGACCTGGCTGAGGAGGATGCTTTGTAGATTTGTTGTTCCTGACTGTTCTGGAGGTGGATTCCTTTACAGATCCCCTGGAATGACCTCTGctggggtggagagaagagacatGCTCACtatcatggagagagagagagagagagagagagagagagagagagagagagagagagagagagagagagagagagagaggagagagagagagagggagaggagagagagggagggagggagggggagggagggagggagggagggagggagggagggagggagggagggagggagggagggagggagggagaaatagactGGGAAAAGTGAGAAATAGACTGGGAAAagtgagagcgagaaagagatagacaggtaaaacagaagTAGAAGGGTACTCACAGGTTTGGCccagctgctctctccctcctcctcgaTGCGTGTCCTGCTTGGGCTGCTACCATTgctgttgatgttgatgtctcTGGTTGAATGTGTGTTGCTCTCGCTGGTCTTTCCCTGGGATGCTGCAAGGTGGTCGTTGCTTCCCACGTACCCACTGGTGCTAGTGCTGTGAACcggctgtagtagcagtctgtgGATCTGCTCAGTGATCTCCTGGACTTCAGAGTCCATGATCTTGGTCTCCATGAGGGCAGGGAGCGGGGCCTCGAACACATCCTCATTCACCGGTCCCCTTCCAGTGGAAACAACCATATTATCATTATTAGCAGTCATTTCTAGAACAATAGACACAGCATAAAAAAGTATTTTTttgccatttaaaaaaatgatgcCAAGATACTGTAACACAAAAAAAGTGCTGAGCAGGGAGAAGTGCCAAGATACTAAAAATGTTCCAAAATAGGAAAACATTGTGCTAGGCAGACACTCACATGCGGACGGTGTGCCTCCCGATGATGAAAGAGACCTTACAGCTCCAGGGATTGACAAAGCTGGACCAGCTGGTGTCGATGATGGCGTACTCTCCGTTCCGTGTGCAGAACCTGATGGAGGAGTGGTCGAACGGCTGGCCAGCATACTGAAGGACtatggataggagagagagaaaagggagtaTAAATGTCACTAAAATATGCTGTAAAGGGacattccatttgttttgtatgcAACCCAGTGATGTAATAATTAAAAGTGTAATAATTGTTCATGTGTTGTTCTAGTTTTACTTACTCCTCTTGTGAATGGCCAACATGCTCTGCCTGTCATTGGGGTGCATGAGAAGAAGGACTGGGGTGCCAATCAGCTCCTGGGGGAGGTAACCAAGGAGAGGAACagccctggaacacacacacaatgacattaTGAATCAGCGTACAGTAGTCCTACctcaggaggttggtggtaccttaattgggaaggacaggctcgtggtaatggctggagtgcaatcagtggaatggtataaaaaaggaccctgggactacacacctccctctgcaactggaccctggacttcctgacgggctgtcaccaggtggtaagggtaggcaacaatacatctgctacgctgatcctcaacactggggacccTCAGGGATGTTAGTCCTCctgtactgcctgttcacccacaacGCGTGACCAAgcacgattccaacaccatcattaagtcagcaaacgacacaacagtggtaggtctgatcaccgacaacaatgagacagcctatagggaggatgtcagagacctggccgtgtggtgccaggataacaacctctccctcaacgtgatcaagacaaaggacatgattgtggactacaggaaaaggagggctgaacacgcccccattcataTCGACGGGGTTaaagtggagtgggtcgagagtttcagttccttggtgttcacatcaccaacaaactatcatggtgcaaacgcaccaagacagtcatgaagagggcatgacaaaaccttttccccctcaggagactgaaaagatttgtcatgtgTCCCCAGATCCTAAAAAAAGTTTTACTGCTGCACcagcgagagcatcctgaccagttacatcaccgcctggtatggcaactgctaggcatctgaccgtaaggcgctatagagggtagtgcgtatggcccaatacatcactggggccaagcttcctgccatcgagGACCTAGTGTATATACTAGACggtggtcaaagactccagccccccaagtcatagactgctctctctgctaccgcacagccatagttctgcctacatgtacaaatgacctcaactaacctgtacccctgcacattgactctgtacctgtcccccctgtttatagcctcgttattgttatgtaatcttattgtgttactttttatttaattttttacttgAGTTAATTTAGCAAAcatttattgaactgcattgttggttaagggcttgtaagtaagcatttcatggtaagatctaaacctgttgtattcggcacttgtgacaaataacatttgatttgaaatacatcaaacacatggtttcaatGTGTTGGATGCCATTCAATTttctctgttccagccattattatgagccgtcctcccctcagcagcctacacTGATTACTAGATCATAATCCCAATACAAACACAGTATCAGAAAAATGTTTGGTGTCTTGCCTCTCGTCCACATCCTGGAACACGCAGCTaggagtgtgtgtggtggtgaagATGCGCTTGTCGCTAGGAATTCTGGGAGCTGTAGGCAAATTAAAACACTGTTAACACCACTGTTCCCACACACCAATCGCATACTATCCACTGTTATACACTATTAAAGATGCAGTTTCAAAAGTATTCAAACAGGCACAACTCAGGTGTTGTGATGGCATTTTGATTGGTCCTTACCCTTGTATCCGGAATGCAACCTTTCAGCCAGTAGGAGGCAGCAGAGCTGGTTCTCAGAATGGACCTTGTCCTGCACCTTCATCAGGAAGGAGGTCATACGGAACGGAGAGTACTGTATGTCCCCCTCACACTCCTTACCTCCACTACAGAACACAGGAGAGAGTGGACAAAGTCAGCAAGTCACTAAAGCAGCAACAAAACCATGAAAATATAGCCTATAGTATGATAATGATTGACGGTTTGTGTCAGTGGATTTCCCTTCTTCAGCAGCTATTTCACAGAGTTCAGCTCTACTACGCTACTTGTGTTTTTACCTGCCTCTTGGGAGCAGAGTTGAGCCGTAGTtttactttaacaacaactatgAATAGTGAGTGTGTGCATCTatacgtgtacgtgtgtgtcagaGAGGAGCGAGAAGAGACCAGCTCGAGACTCAAACTAATTTAAATCTATCCAAAGTGGAAAAAGGGAATGAATAGAAATGCAAAGAGAAGCTGGCACACGGTCATAGCCCTACACACACCTGATCCGACAGAAGAAGGATTTCTCCCGCATGCAATCCGACGGGGAGGACTCTgaaaagagaagaggggaaggggaACATTTTTTAATTCAAAAGAAGCCTCTACTTCATCGGCTTACTGCCGACCCTCGCCTCAGTGTTTCCATGCCTACACTACGCATGTTTCCCAAGCTCTTATTAATCCCTCTGCGTTACCTGGCTTTAGGGACTCTGTCATTGATTTGTATTGTTTAGCATGGCTGACGAGGGTAGGGCGACTAGACTCAAATCCAGTTAAATGTTTTCATGTTTTCCTAGCAACAGTTCAGCGTGTGCTGTTTTAAATGAATTTGTTTTCCGATCATTATAACTACATGGGATTTGCGTGTAAAGAGTTGTGAGTGTCTCAAAAGGGTGCTATAGATTTCAAAATAATGATTCACTATCATTAGGACGGGGGACCACTCGTAAAGCCAGATGTAATGGGTAAACATGCATGTTTTCTTTTTCCACCCTACCTTAAACATTTTTGTGCACACCTTGTGATGTATCTAAAACTGTTTATAGACTGTCTATAAGAGGTTATACGTTAAAGAGGGTGTTAGCTACCTGCTCCGGGGCACATGCTCCAGGAGGGCAGGTGGTAGGGCGTGGTGAAGCTGTAGAAAACACTGACGTCTTGGGGAGTCAGGAACTCCACAAACCTAGCGTCCTTGAAGACACCCCTTTTACAGTTGAGGATAGAGGCAGCCTGGTCTGAGATGTAGACGATCTTCCCCGTGATCAGAGATATCGCTACCGCAAAGTTGTCCTGGAGGAACACACAGGAATACGTATGAGAAAAAcatgcatatacagtacacacacagctgCAAGCGTGGATTATTCCTAATCGCTGGGATATCTGATCTGTTGTTGTTCAGACACTGTATGTCAAATAAGGCCAGAGATGGACACAGGTGTGGGTATGACTATGAGTCACGCTATCAATGTACTTTGGTATTGTTGGGTTCTGTTTGCAACTGCTTTATGTGTTTAAGGTAAAATTGTCTCTTTTTCATGCTTTGAAGGTGTATTCAGAGGAAAAAGGGTTAGTAACTTACATTGTTTTTGAGGGTGTACTCTGAGGTGATGCTGTCTATCTCCTTGATGGTGTAAGAGGATACATCCAGGCCGGATGGCTGAATGCTATTGGTCATAAACAGCTGGTAGTACTCCTCATTggctgaaacacaacaacacaaacccACATTGGTTTCCTATTTGCCTTTTAAGATGCATTAGACAACAACAAACTATAATGTAATGCTAAATACATAATCAAATCACATGTTCAGGCTTACTACCCAGAATGCTTTGCGGTTGAGTTATCTCTTACCTTCCACCTGTTTGACACAGCGCAGGGCGTATTTCAGAGTGTTGAGGGAGCTGGACTTGTTGCCCTTGTTCCTCTTGTCAGCAGGAAGGTGGCGCTTGAGCTCCTTCAGGGTCCTGAGAAGCTCCTTCTGGGTCTTGGCCTTAGCTGACTCCTCACTACTGCAGCCGCTGGTGGAAGGGTTGTCCTGCTCAGAACTCAGCAGGCTGAAAGCATTGGAACTACTGGGAGGAGAGGGGCTGTGGGAGTTAGagctggggagacagacagacagacagacagagattatTAATGACATAAAGTAACATGTTTTCATTGAGAATTGTTTCAAACCACTAGAATTAAATTGTTATAAGCAAAAGTGATACACTAAAAATAGACTCCAAAGCTACTACCATATAGACATATGCAACCATTGATGAATGATTTAATTCCTCAATCGTGGACAATAAGTGGATTTCATGTTTATGACGAAGAGGGTATTTTCCAAAATGTTTTAAATGAAATAGCAAAACAAAGTCCTTGAGTTTAGCATGAAATGAGTGGATCCATTTCTTTGCCCATCTGGTACAATGGCTTGGAGTTTGCTCTACTTTTATTGTGTTCAGGAGAGTACAATGATACAATGGTACATGGATACCAGAGCAGCTCTTAAAAATGATATTTGCCTTTTTGTTTTCCCCATCCACTCTGCAGTTGtctgtgttcctgtctctgtaaCATTCCACTCTTTGTACTCCGTAAAATGTGCCATCTTTGGCAAATGACACCTTGAGTGGAATGTAATAGCTGAACAAAGACTGGCAACCACGCTAACTCCACAGAGGATGCCATGGGAATTCTATGCTGTTTCAATCTCAGGTCAGTCTGACTTTCCTCTGTCTTTGAAAGAGCATAATTACATcacctagtggtcaaacagggaaatggttccaatcgtttttccaccattcatttttgtGTTTCGTTTAGgatcaccctggcgtgatgttttgataaccatgtaaatctctctcagacaaggtgactTATATCAAtatatttactctcagatttgaaaatgctaattagcatcaaagtatgggaaaaatgaatggtggaaaaccGATTACAACCATTTTCTAGTTTGACCacaaggttttatgggtattatgactctgTGGTACTCTATTGTGTCTTTTTGAAGCAAAGACGGGACCATGGCACAGGTAaactggattgtgtgtgtgcgttaatgtgtgtgtgagaatctGTAGTAAGTATGAGccaatgtgtgtttttgtgtcacAGGCATCAGCCTAAAGGCTAAGCAAGAGCGCTAATACATCCAAAAGCTATAAACAGCTGCTGAAGACAGCCAACTCATGAAATATAACTCAGGTGTATTTAAATAGTAGCTCAGAATATAATATAAGCATTTAGAGATCTAATTATATAAAAGAGAGCCACCTAAAGTATCAGCGGTATCTCCTATTGGCATTAACAGAGTGGTCTGGCAAACGGTTGCAACTAATTATAGAGGTAGGTAAATAGAATAAGCTAATTATATAATGATAATAAGAGCAGCTGTAGGCCTCCCCACTGTTGCAGTGGAGCTGACAGGTACATACTGTATTGTCACAGAGTGGAGACAGAAAGCGAAAGACAACTTCACCCTATGACACACAAGTACTGCGACCTCTCAGCAAAAAAATACCTCGATCACTCTTTGCTTTTAACGAGAAGTTCCACACAATCAAGAtgtgctccagtgcctttctctTCAAAGAGTGTTTTCAGGTGTTTTCAGCCCAGCTGCTGAGAAATAAGGAGGGGGCAGAGTGTGTCATTAGGGTGGTGAAGTGGGCACCGCCATCCAATTACAGCCACTCCATTGTCAGCTTCCATAAGTTCTCAATGGGGTCCATTATTACTTTCTACGGGGTTTTCACTTCTCTCTGTGAGGGTCTCACTTCCAATATGTGGTCCATCATTTCCTGTCTATGGAGCAGCCTGCATGGGCACCAtggggagagaaatgagagacaGGGTGCCGCTGTCAGTATCTAGGGCATGTCAGATGTGGACCAGCCTGTGCCAACAGAGGAAGATCGAGGGATGGAGGGACCCTGATACAACATGAAAGACAGCCACCATCTCTAACGGCCTCAGAATGTGCTGCCAGTGAGGCATATTGATGTCAACCTACGTCAAAGGGGGacacagacacaacaacagaggatGATAAAAAGGACATGCATCATCATGTAGCCTTGGATTTAGATGGGATGTTGATGATGTGTGGTGTTGGATCAACTAATAATGTCAACTCTTCCTAGTCTGATGGGCTGCCGGCAAAATAAGACTGGTAAAAAGGTACCCATCTAGAAATGTTGTCTAGTCTAACCCCTCCCATAAACCAACTAAAGCACATCCGCTCACTGACCGCTTGTTGCTCCCAGACGACCCCCCGAGAGCCGAGTCTCTGCTGTTGCCATTGGAGCTACCTGTTGACTCGTTGCCGTGACTCTCGTTTCCATGGCTTCCGTGGATCTCGTTGCCGTGTGACTCGGTCCCGCTGGATCCACTGCTCTTCATGTCCACGTCGTCGTGGAAGGAACGTGAGCAGGCGCTCCTACGGCCAATGTGGGGTGAGGCCGAGGGGTCCTGGCAACTGCTGTCACTGCCTTCTGAGGCTAGACCCAGGCCTGGACCAACCTGGCTATAGCTGCTCCTACAACGAAGCTGGGCTATGGACCTGCACCCTGAGGCCCCCCTAGCCATGGACCTGCACCCTGAGGCCCCCCTAGCCATGGACCTGCACCCTGAGGCCCCCCTAGCCATGGACATGCACCCCGAGGCCCCCCTAGCCATGGACCTGCACCCTGAGGCCCCCCTAGCCATGGAGCTGCAGTCTGGGTCTGAATTATCTGACATTAGAGGAAGGGAGGTGTGGTGTGTTGAGGGTTTAAACCAGAGAAGTGCTGAGTAGAGGATGGAGGAAGCTAAACTTAATCACCCCATTGTCCACAGGATGCCAAAGAGAATGGATGGATGAGCTGCAGTTTtctggaagagaggaagaggagggtcagTTAGCTACACTAGTTGTGACAATTTCTTACAATGTTAAAACCATTTAAGCGCACAATTAAATAAATCCCAGGAACAAATATATAATTTGATACAGTAGAATTCCTCTGAAGCTATCAGACAAGAAACACCTAGCCAAGACCCCCAAAGGTGTCACCTGCCCCTGTCCTCTGCCCTGTAACACAACAGAGCTAGCTAGACATTGGCTATCCCAGTACCTATATCAGTTCTATCTAGACCTCTGGGATCCACCCAAGTGAGGGCCAGGTCAAGGGATGGTCCATCAAAGCGGAACCACCCGACAGTTCTCCTTATTGGGGTAGCCCCCTgccctttctcccccctctggGGAGCTCAGTTGAACCTGTAACTTGTCTAGGCAGGGCTTGAGTCAGGCCAGCTCAGTGTATGAGTCTACTCCACTATCCTTTCAAAGGGACTCCCAGTCCCTGACAGACATGAAACGTGCCAAACCAAGCCATTGTGTCCTGTAAACAGCAGTTGGCACGGCCGCGGTGGAAAATAACTCCTCTGCACTAAGTCCACATGCCTTCACGCAACACACTGTCCTCTCTGTATTTGACCAATTGAATTacggccttgtgtgtgtgtgtgtgtatgtgtgtgtatgtgtgtgtgtgtgtgtgttcccagagTAACGTGGTGACCCAGAGAGAGACTCGCAGGAGGCAGTAGTAAAATGCACTacggactgtctgtctgttattgcAGGGACTGGTTCTAACAGACAGTATGCGAGGTGGCTACTCCTGTTTGTGTATTATTTTGCTCTGTTGAGTAATGGGCACAATGGCAGGTGTGAAGAGGTGGCAGATAACTGGCCGGCTATTAGTAATATTTCAAGTTTTAAGTTTCAATGTTTATTCACCACATGCACACAATACAACAGTGTCCAAGACTAGACTTGACctgtgtccaggaaactggcCCTCAAAGCCAACCCCCCCTGTTAGTGATGTATCACTCTCCTTGCTTTGCCCTGAGTAGCATCATATGAACGACACAAAGCCCCCAATCAGTAATGTAACGACACAATGCCCCCAATCAGTCATGAATGACACAATGTCCCCAATCAGTCATGAACGACACAATGCCCCCAGTCAGTCATGAACAACACAATGCCCCCAATCAGTCATGAATGACACAATGTCCCCAATCAGTCATGAACAACACAATGCCCCCAATCAGTCATGAATGACACAATGTCCCCAATCAGTCATGAACAACACAATGCCCCAATCAGTCATGAACAACACAATGCCCCCAATCAGTCATGAATGACACAATGTCCCCAATCAGTCATGAACAACACAATGCCCCCAGTCAGTCATGAACGACACAATGCCCCCAATCAGTCATGAACGACACAATGCCCCCAATCCGTCATGAACGACACAATGCCCCCAGTCAGTCATGAACGACACAATGCCCCCAATCAGTCATGAACGACACAATGCCCCCAGTCAGTCATGATCGACACTATGCCCCCAATCAGTCATGAATGACACAATGCCCCAGTCAGTCATGAATGACACAATGCCCCCAATCAGTCATGAACGACACAATGCCCCCAGTCAGTCATGAACGACACTATGCCCCCAATCAGTCATGAATGACACAATGCCCCAGTCAGTCATGAATGACACAATGCCCCCAGTCAGTCATGAACGACACAATGCCCCCAGTCAGTCATGAATGACACAATGCCCCCAGTCAGTCATGAATGACACAATGCCCCCAATCAGTCATGAATGACACAATGCCCCAGTCAGTCATGAATGACACAATGCCCCCAATCAGTCATGAACGACACAATGTCCCCAGTCAGTCATGAACGACACAATGCCCCCAATCAGTCATGAACGACACAATGCCCCCAATCAGTCATGAACGACACAATGCCCCCAATCAGTCATGTAACGCATTGGGCTGCTTGCCAATGTCCTCTGGCTGAATCTACCACTGTTACTATAAGGTCATAAACATAATCAGCATAACTTTATGGTGTTGCATTAGTAGTCAATAAAGTAACTTAAACCATAAAGCATTATTGAATTGAACCACGCCGTGCTGGGGACAGGAGACGTGCTGTCATCATGGGACTATTGTAACTTAACGAGGTTGAACGTTTTCAAAACTCAGACTACTGACCCATTTCCTCCACAATATCTTTATTACATTACTTCCTGACTACAGGAGCCTGAAATAGAAGAACATGGAAAGAACAACTACTGGTGTTTTGGGATGACAAAGATAAGCACACTTGTTCTACACTGCTGCTCATTGATAATTGATTAGATACATGACTACCACTACACTGCTGCTCTTTGATTATTGATTAGATACATGACTACCACTACACTGCTGCTCATTGATTATTGATTAGATACATGACTACCACTACACTGCTGCTCATTGATTATTGATTAGATACTGCTGCTCATTGATTATTGATTAGATGACTACCACTACACTGCTGCTCATTGATTATTGATTAGATACATGACTACCACTACACTGCTGCTCATTGATTATTGATTAGATACATGACTACCACTACACTGCTGCTCATTGATTATTGATTAGATACATGACTACCTCTACACTGCTGCTCATTGATAATTGATTAGATACATGACTACCACTACACTGCTGCTCATTGATTATTGATTAGATACATGACTACCACTACACTGCTGCTCATTGATTATTGATTAGATACATGACTACCACTACACTGCTGCTCATTGATTATTGATTAGATACATGACTACCACTACGCTGCTGCTCATTGATTATTAATTGCCATTACCATTAGTACCTATCTATTTTATCTTGCTACTGGTCACTGTTACTCATGTTTAATGTATATATTACCACTTGTATATTACCATAGGCATTTATatattcctgctaccagtcagtcactttccagccctgtttacatattcactgagtgtacaaaaccttaggaacatgacatagactgaccaggtgaatccatatGCCTTTCACAAGCATTTTGGATTAGGAGGTTCATTTTATACATTGTGTATACATAAtattataaataatataaataagtAGGTGAGGTGAGGCCACTGTAGCATTTACATATGTAGTTTAAACACTTCATTTTTATTTCAAAATGTACAAATAATCTAACTTGTTTGTACATGTTAGACATCTTAGTAAGTAGGCTATTATTACTGAAGACTAATTTCGGATGAACAAAAAAAATGAATCCTCCTCCATACCATTGACCTTATGATTGTGTCTCTCTAGCAAAGAAAAATCTCATCAAATTGGAAAATCACACACAGCGATTATTGTTTAGTCGGCTAAAGATGACTAAAAACAGGACACAACACCGGCTCCATGCGGTGGCGATTTTTCATTTAGGCCTAATCGACGTGTTATAAAACAGCGGCGCAAGGCACCCAGCCACTGTCTGGCTTGAAACAATCGAACCAGCCGCCTGATCAGTTAATAATGTTTTGTACCAATGTTTCACTGCCAGAAAACACCGCAATAGACTGCCCTTTCAATACACTAAGCATGTTTTTGAAAGATCTCTGACACATGCAATGATGACTGATCACTCATCCTCACTCAAGCTTGATCATACAGAGGGCAAACATTTGTTATTGTTTTGCATAATTGTTTCTCTGTATTGTTTCTATGACTATGGCACAGGCTGCGTACAGTCCAGCAGTAGACATGTAAGGAGCGTAACTAACAGTCAGTGGGCAGGGCTTACTGTCCCACTATGACCCGCACACTGACAGTCAGTGGGTAGGGCTTACTGTCCCACTATGACCCGCACACTGACAGTCAGTGGGTAGGGCTTACTGTCCCACTATGGCCCGCACACTGACAGTCAGCGGGCAGGGCTTACTGTCCCACTATGACCCGCACACTGACAGTCAGCGGGCAGGGCTTACTGTCCCACTATGACCCGCACACTGACAGTCAGCGGGCAGGGCTTACTGTCCCACTATGACCCGCACACTAACAGTCAGTGGGCAGGGCTTACTGTCCCACTATGACCCGCACACTGACAGTCAGCGGGCAGGGCTTACTGTCCCACTATGACCCGCACACTGACAGTCAGTGGGCAGGGCTTTACTGTCCCACTATGACCCGCACACTGACAGTCAGTGGGCAGGGTTTACTGTCCCACTATGACCCGCACACTGACAGTCATGCAACGCAACTTTCTAACtccttttaaatatatatatttttttgtaaaaccCACCAAGGCCTGTTATAATAAAGATGTATATATGCTCTGACCACTCCCAGAGTTTCGAAGA harbors:
- the LOC124041933 gene encoding period circadian protein homolog 2-like isoform X9, with product MSDNSDPDCSSMARGASGCRSMARGASGCMSMARGASGCRSMARGASGCRSMARGASGCRSIAQLRCRSSYSQVGPGLGLASEGSDSSCQDPSASPHIGRRSACSRSFHDDVDMKSSGSSGTESHGNEIHGSHGNESHGNESTGSSNGNSRDSALGGSSGSNKRSNSHSPSPPSSSNAFSLLSSEQDNPSTSGCSSEESAKAKTQKELLRTLKELKRHLPADKRNKGNKSSSLNTLKYALRCVKQVEANEEYYQLFMTNSIQPSGLDVSSYTIKEIDSITSEYTLKNNDNFAVAISLITGKIVYISDQAASILNCKRGVFKDARFVEFLTPQDVSVFYSFTTPYHLPSWSMCPGAESSPSDCMREKSFFCRISGGKECEGDIQYSPFRMTSFLMKVQDKVHSENQLCCLLLAERLHSGYKAPRIPSDKRIFTTTHTPSCVFQDVDERAVPLLGYLPQELIGTPVLLLMHPNDRQSMLAIHKRILQYAGQPFDHSSIRFCTRNGEYAIIDTSWSSFVNPWSCKVSFIIGRHTVRMGPVNEDVFEAPLPALMETKIMDSEVQEITEQIHRLLLQPVHSTSTSGYVGSNDHLAASQGKTSESNTHSTRDININSNGSSPSRTRIEEEGESSWAKPQRSFQGICKGIHLQNSQEQQIYKASSSARSETKKNPGTEFLQKSPAAVRLKDTAAPVAPLSWRDSGATHLENCRPAVQEEQLAVNDQAVYSYQQISCLDNVIRYLEGCNIPIAMKRKCHSSDNTSSDEDKQKGGDNRMQISEDPALFKAQPGLTAVDDIIAYKKTEATTTASGVVGSSSLAALAVPPCSKTESVVSITSQCSYSSTIVHVGDKKLQPKSEIIEDVSGGGEAVEQVSQTPGPPPSAVSRPSLQREPYKKLGLTKQVLANHTQREQQAFLCRFRELQGVQVFQANCSQYLERQKGQGATDAVPTVRPCRQAEPAARRSGRNKKTKSKRVKQNELSDSSLSHRKRQQQPRPHLLYQGLNQTSWSPSNSSQSTLPPLAYPNIVPAFPLQVYPGVGTMAGTMPTSPENSMPGFGDSQCNQDPQCPAPNIQPSPFSTPMVTPVVALVLPNYVFPQMGSGAPEQQPFYQVETAGYSSQPQPFPLQTSLTFPAQGPFLPQPQPFPLQTSLPFPPQSSSTIQAQFLGQNPLAPQTGFPIPTQPFSSMAMEPPKPSGETTQSRGSTPGSMDGRDQVPSPPVFQSPCSSPLQLNLLQLEETPCSLQRQHSMVVAPSSGDPPGNNNFRDKGRSVVCHAMEKITLQQVSSPGDGNPCDMPDIRLHSDSHSATSGSMGSRSNDCGTSARTSNSGRSNNSRTSGCRKSASGTSTSGVSGNGTVCSSHTRKKIRNYFGSVDSSRNSSQKVKGHSTGCDSGRSSSVMEVRPMEMEQDQHDKYVLQDPPCLVTPNTDNKGHREVA